In Solidesulfovibrio carbinoliphilus subsp. oakridgensis, the sequence CTGGACGAGATCGAAGCCTCCACCATCGACGACCCCATCCTCGTGACCAACGACCGGATCCTGCAGCTGCGGGCCGGGCTGCGCGGCATCAAAAGCGAGGAACTGCGGGACTCCCGGCCGTTCGAATCGGAATCCCAGCGCTACACCGGGTTTGCCGAGGACGACGGCGAGATCGTGCCCAACTGCTTCACCTGGCGCGACGGCAAGCCCGTGCTCCACGCCCCGGACGGCGAGAAGGTCATCAACTACACCTGCGATGTCTGGAACGTCCGGCCTCGGACCGTGTACCAGAACCTGGCCCTCGAACTCATCATGGCCCCGCACGTCGACCTGGTCTCCATCCAGAGCGAGGCCGGCTACGGCAAGACCTTCCTGGCCCTGGCCGCCGCCCTGTTCGCGGTGCAGGAGAAAAAGCAGTACGACAAGATCGTGGTCTTGAAACCCACCATCGAGATCGGGGCCAAGATGGGCTACCTGCCGGGCGACGTGTCCGAGAAGATGGAACCGTACATGAAGTACGTCTTTGACCTCCTCGTCAAGCTCCACCGGTCGCGGGCGGCCAACAAGGTCTTCCTGAACCCCAACGACGAGATGTTGCGCATAAACCCCAAGAAGTTCGAGATCCTGCCGCTGGCCTTCGTGCGCGGCATGAACATCGAGAACGCCTTCGTGGTCATCGACGAGGCCCAGAACCTGTCGCGCACCGAAGTCCGGGCCGTGCTGACCCGCATGGGCGAAGGGGTCAAGTGCGTGGTCCTTGGCGACACCTCCCAGGTGGACAACCCCTATCTCAACGAAGCCAACAACGGCCTCAACTGGATCGTGCGGAAGTTCAAGGGATTTGCCAACTACGCCCACATCGTGCTCAAGGGCGAGCGGTCGCGCGGCCCCATCACGGACATGGTCCTGCGCTCCAAGCTCTAAGGGCGCGTTCTCGAAATCCGCGCACACGAATTTGGAGGCCAAGATATTAAAATAAGTATTTTAATATCTTGGCCAACGCCACGCCAGACCGGGCGCAAAGGCGAAGGCAGGGGCGGGGCCGCGAGGCGCCGCCCTTTTTGTTTCCGGGACGGCGGCCGGCCGGACGGGCAAGGAAATACGGCTCGCGGCGGAATTCCCCTCCCGACCGGCCGGTTTGGCCGGCTGCGGGCGGGGACGGGCATTCGGAACAGGCAAGATGCTTGCTGCGCCTCCCCGTTTGGGGTTAGGCTGGAGTAAAGAGAGCGGTGAAGTGTCCAGGGAATGGCCTCCGGTGGGGACCCGCCCGGCCTTCTGGCGTGGGATGGCGGGGTAGGATATTGAAAACGATGGCTATGTTGTGGAAAAAACGTTCCCCCGCGACCTTGTTTCCAAGGGCCTGGTGCTGGCGGTTGTTTTCCCGTTCCTGGCGTTTGGTCTGCAATGGCTTTTCTGGGGGGCGATCAGGCCCTATATCTGGTTTCTTTTTTTCCCGGCCGTGTTTTTCAGTTCCCAGGTCGGCGGCATGGCCGGCGGGCTGGCCGCCACCGTGCTTTCGGCCATGCTCGCCTCCTTTTTCATGGAGCCGCGGTTCTCCTTTCTTTTCGGCAATCCGGTCAGCCTCATCTCCGTCCTGATCTTTTGCGGCATGGGCACGCTTTTCAGCCTGACCCACAGCCGGCTGGCCCGGGCCCGGCAGGTGGCCGAGGCGGCCTTGGCCGCCTCCCGCGACGCCAACGCCGGCCTGCGCGCGGCCAACGAGGAGATCACCCGGCTCTACGAAAAGACCCGCGAGCTCGACGCCCTCAAAACCCGGTTTTTCGCCAACGTCAGCCACGAACTGCGCACCCCCCTGACGCTGATCCTCGGCCCCCTGGCCCGGCGGCTCGAAGCCTGCGCCGACGACGCGGCCCGGGCCGACCTCCGGGTCATGGAGCGAAACGCGCTCTTGCTCCACCGCCATGTGAGCGATCTGCTCGACGTGGCCAAGCTCGACGCAGGCCGCATGGAAACCCGCTACGCCCGGGCCGACGTGGCCCGCCTGGCCCGGTTCATGGGCTCGTGCTTCGAGTCCCTGGCCCGGGAAAAGCGGATCCGGTTCACCATCGCGGCCCCGGAAAGGCTCAGTGCCGCCGTGGACGTGGAAAAGGTCCGGCGCATCCTGCAAAACCTCCTGTCCAACGCCTTCAAGTTCACCCCGGACGGCGGCGCCGTGGACGTCCGCCTGGAAGAGGACGGCGACTGGGTGGCCATGACCGTGGCCGACAACGGCCCGGGCGTGCCGCCGGCCCTGCGCCAGGCGGTCTTCGAGCGCTTCCGCCAGCTCGACGGCGGCGCGGACCGGCGCCACGGCGGCACCGGACTCGGCCTGGCCATTGCCCGGGAATTCGCCGTGCTCCACGGCGGGGACATCCTCCTTGACGCCTCGCCGGGCGGCGGGGCCTCCTTTACCGTGACCCTGCCGCGAAAGGCCCCGGACGGGGTCGTGGTCCACGACGCCCCGGA encodes:
- a CDS encoding PhoH family protein, translating into MTEGESQGRKNYVLDTNVLIENPQSVLKLRNGVENAIHIPGHVLMELDGLKKTTKLRHIVANVIQTLTENRDHIHFIQNAKSRSELTDSIDNRILDEIEASTIDDPILVTNDRILQLRAGLRGIKSEELRDSRPFESESQRYTGFAEDDGEIVPNCFTWRDGKPVLHAPDGEKVINYTCDVWNVRPRTVYQNLALELIMAPHVDLVSIQSEAGYGKTFLALAAALFAVQEKKQYDKIVVLKPTIEIGAKMGYLPGDVSEKMEPYMKYVFDLLVKLHRSRAANKVFLNPNDEMLRINPKKFEILPLAFVRGMNIENAFVVIDEAQNLSRTEVRAVLTRMGEGVKCVVLGDTSQVDNPYLNEANNGLNWIVRKFKGFANYAHIVLKGERSRGPITDMVLRSKL